One window from the genome of Cucumis melo cultivar AY chromosome 12, USDA_Cmelo_AY_1.0, whole genome shotgun sequence encodes:
- the LOC103500904 gene encoding CASP-like protein 5A2 — protein sequence MNVSHATVHPVEDPPTTDGANAPMVRMKDMEGMPGTRGGLALRFFQFFFAAAALGVMATTSDFPSVTAFCYLVAAAGLQSLWSLLLAFIDMYALLVKRSLQNCRIVSLFTIGDGITSTLTFAAACASAGITVLIDNDLGSCSKNHCVQFETATAMAFISWFTALPSFFINFWSLASR from the exons ATGAATGTGAGCCATGCGACGGTTCACCCGGTTGAAGATCCCCCCACTACCGATGGCGCGAATGCGCCTATGGTCAGGATGAAGGACATGGAAGGAATGCCCGGCACCCGGGGAGGACTCGCTTTGCGATTCTTTCAGTTTTTTTTTGCGGCGGCGGCGCTGGGTGTCATGGCTACTACCAGCGATTTCCCTTCTGTCACTGCTTTTTG CTATCTTGTTGCAGCAGCTGGTTTGCAGAGTTTGTGGAGCCTCTTATTAGCCTTCATTGACATGTATGCTCTACTAGTGAAAAGATCCTTACAGAATTGCAGGATAGTCAGCTTATTCACTATTGGTGATGGG ATCACATCTACACTCACGTTCGCTGCGGCTTGTGCTTCTGCGGGCATCACAGTTCTTATAGACAATGATCTAGGTAGCTGCAGCAAGAATCACTGTGTACAGTTTGAAACTGCAACGGCTATGGCATTTATTAGCTGGTTTACTGCATTGCCTTCATTCTTCATAAACTTCTGGTCTCTTGCATCCCGATGA